The following coding sequences are from one Melanotaenia boesemani isolate fMelBoe1 chromosome 19, fMelBoe1.pri, whole genome shotgun sequence window:
- the LOC121629970 gene encoding tubulin alpha-1C chain-like, which produces MRECISVHVGQAGVQIGNACWELYCLEHGIQPDGKMPSDKTVGKGDDSFNTFFSETGAGKHVPRAVFVDLEPTVIDEVRTGTYRQLFHPEQLITGKEDAANNYARGHYTIGKEIIDSVLDRIRKLSDQCTGLQGFLVFHSFGGGTGSGFTSLLMERLSVDYGKKSKLEFSVYPAPQVSTAVVEPYNSILTTHTTLEHSDCAFMVDNEAIYDICRRNLDVERPSYTNLNRLISQIVSSITASLRFDGALNVDLTEFQTNLVPYPRIHFPLATYAPVISAEKAYHEQLTISEITNACFEPANQMVKCDPRHGKYMACCLLYRGDVVPKDVNAAIATIKTKRTIQFVDWCPTGFKVGINYQPPTVVPGGDLAKVQRAVCMLSNTTAIAEAWARLDHKFDLMYAKRAFVHWYVGEGMEEGEFAEAREDMAALEKDYEEVGTDSMGDEAEGEEY; this is translated from the exons ATG CGTGAGTGCATTTCAGTACACGTTGGTCAAGCTGGTGTCCAGATTGGAAATGCCTGCTGGGAGCTTTACTGCCTGGAACATGGGATCCAGCCGGATGGAAAGATGCCCTCTGACAAGACCGTTGGAAAAGGAGATGATTCTTTCAACACCTTCTTCAGCGAGACCGGAGCTGGAAAGCATGTCCCCAGAGCAgtttttgtggacttggagccCACTGTCATTG ATGAGGTGCGTACTGGAACGTACCGCCAGCTGTTTCACCCTGAGCAGCTCATTACTGGCAAGGAGGATGCTGCCAACAACTACGCCCGTGGTCACTACACCATCGGTAAAGAAATCATTGACTCGGTTCTGGACAGAATTCGTAAACTG TCTGATCAGTGTACTGGTCTTCAGGGCTTCCTGGTCTTCCACAGCTTTGGTGGAGGTACTGGCTCTGGTTTCACATCCCTGCTGATGGAGCGTCTTTCTGTGGACTATGGCAAGAAATCCAAGCTGGAGTTCTCAGTCTATCCTGCTCCTCAGGTGTCCACTGCCGTGGTGGAGCCCTACAATTCCATCTTGACAACCCACACCACCCTAGAGCACTCGGACTGTGCCTTCATGGTTGACAACGAGGCAATCTACGATATTTGCCGCAGGAACCTCGATGTTGAGCGTCCCTCCTACACCAACTTGAACAGGCTGATCAGTCAGATTGTGTCCTCCATTACTGCTTCTCTTCGTTTTGATGGTGCTCTCAATGTTGATCTGACAGAGTTCCAAACCAACTTGGTCCCATATCCCCGTATCCACTTCCCTCTGGCCACCTATGCCCCTGTCATCTCTGCTGAGAAGGCTTACCATGAGCAACTAACTATATCAGAGATCACTAATGCCTGCTTTGAGCCAGCTAACCAAATGGTGAAATGTGACCCTCGCCATGGGAAGTACATGGCTTGCTGCCTCTTGTACCGTGGGGATGTGGTGCCTAAAGATGTCAATGCTGCCATTGCAACCATCAAAACCAAACGCACCATCcagtttgtggactggtgtccCACTGGTTTCAAAGTTGGCATAAACTACCAGCCACCCACTGTAGTACCTGGTGGGGACCTGGCCAAGGTTCAGAGGGCTGTTTGCATGCTAAGCAACACCACAGCTATTGCAGAGGCCTGGGCTCGGCTCGACCACAAATTTGATCTGATGTATGCCAAGCGTGCTTTCGTGCACTGGTATGTGGGTGAAGGTATGGAGGAGGGAGAGTTTGCTGAAGCCCGAGAAGACATGGCAGCTTTGGAGAAGGATTATGAAGAGGTTGGCACCGACAGCATGGGTGATGAGGCTGAGGGAGAAGAGTATTAA
- the mtrex gene encoding exosome RNA helicase MTR4, with translation MADPFGDGLFSVFDDEQQSSNSKKPPATVATETTKTASKISADKDAGPSARVKREADFDGGDEVVIGKKARHETVSSNDINLAELMPQVKVEQVETVEGCSHEVALPADDEYKPLKPRVGKAAKEYPFVLDPFQREAILCIDNNQSVLVSAHTSAGKTVCAEYAIALALRDKQRVIFTSPIKALSNQKYREMYEEFQDVGLMTGDVTINPTASCLVMTTEILRSMLYRGSEIMREVAWVIFDEIHYMRDAERGVVWEETIILLPDNVHYVFLSATIPNAKQFAEWICHLHKQPCHVVYTDYRPTPLQHYIFPAGGDGLHLVVDENGDFREDNFNTAMQVLRDAGDSGGSSGGGKWDPRGRKGGTKGPSSVFKIVKMIMERNFQPVIIFSFSKKECEAYALQVAKLDFNGDDEKRLVEEVFSNAVDCLSDEDKKLPQVEHVLPLLKRGIGIHHGGLLPILKETIEILFSEGLLKALFATETFAMGINMPARTVLFTSARKFDGKSHRFITSGEYIQMSGRAGRRGMDDRGIVIFMVDEKMSPAVGKQLLKGSADPLNSAFHLTYNMVLNLLRVEEINPEYMLEKSFYQFQHYRALPGVVEKIKKLEEQYHTIEIPSEDGVVTYFKIRQQLAKLGKEIQEFIHKPKYCLPFLQPGRLVKVKKDDADFGWGVVVNFCKKSNVKASTDSEPLYVVEVLLHCSKDSVKNSATEAAKPAVSGETGEMQVVPVMLHLLTSISSVRLYIPKDLRPFDNRQLMLKSIQEVQKRFPDGVPLLDPIDDMGIKDPGLKKVIQKVEAFEHRMYTHPLHTDPNLESVYSLCEKKALIAADVRSAKQELKKARTVLQMDELKCRKRVLRRLGFASPSDVIEMKGRVACEISSADELLLTDMVFNGLFNNLTAEQATALLSCFVFQENASEMPKLTEQLAAPLRQMQECAKRIAKVSADAKLEVDEETYLNQFKPHLMDVVYAWANGATFAQICKMTDVFEGSIIRCMRRLEELLRQMCSAAKAIGNTELENKFAEGITKIKRDIVFAASLYL, from the exons ATGGCAGATCCCTTTGGAGATGGGTTGTTCAGCGTGTTTGACGATGAACAACAAAGTTCTAATAGCAAAAAACCACCCGCAACTGTGGCTACAGAAACAAC GAAAACCGCAAGTAAAATCAGCGCTGACAAGGATGCAGGTCCGTCTGCTCGGGTCAAGAGGGAGGCAGACTTTGATGGCGGGGATGAGGTGGTGATTGGGAAGAAAGCTCGACATGAGACAGTTTCATCTAATGACATAAA TCTTGCAGAATTAATGCCTCAGGTGAAGGTGGAGCAAGTGGAAACTGTGGAAGGATGCTCACATGAG GTTGCTTTGCCTGCGGATGATGAATACAAACCACTGAAACCGAGAGTGGGGAAAGCAGCAAAG GAGTATCCTTTTGTACTTGATCCTTTCCAGCGTGAAGCCATCTTATGTATCGACAACAACCAGTCTGTGCTGGTCTCTGCACACACCTCTGCTGGCAAGACTGTTTGTGCAGA ATATGCCATTGCACTGGCTCTCAGAGACAAGCAGCGAGTCATCTTCACCAGCCCCATCAAAGCCCTCTCCAACCAGAAGTACAGAGAGATGTATGAAGAGTTCCAGGATGTTGGACTGATGACTGGAGATGTCACCATCAATCCCACTGCCTCCTGTCTTGTCATGACAACAGAG ATCCTGAGGAGCATGCTGTACCGGGGTTCAGAGATTATGAGGGAAGTGGCATGGGTCATCTTTGATGAGATCCATTACATGAGAGATGCAG aGCGCGGTGTGGTTTGGGAGGAGACCATCATTCTTCTTCCTGACAATGTGCATTATGTATTCCTGTCTGCTACCATCCCCAATGCCAAACAGTTTGCTGAGTGGATCTGCCACTTGCATAAGCAG CCATGCCATGTGGTCTACACAGACTACCGCCCCACTCCTCTGCAACACTATATCTTTCCAGCAGGGGGCGATGGACTCCACCTCGTGGTTGATGAGAAT GGGGACTTCAGAGAAGACAATTTCAACACTGCCATGCAGGTGCTGAGAGATGCTGGGGATTCTGGAGGCAGCAGTGGAGGTGGCAAGTGGGACCCGAGAGGTCGAAAAGGAGGCACTAAAG GTCCATCCAGTGTTTTTAAGATAGTGAAAATGATCATGGAGAGAAACTTCCAGCCGGTCATCATTTTCAGCTTCAGTAAGAAGGAGTGTGAGGCCTACGCTCTGCAGGTGGCCAAGCTGGACTTCAATGGTG aTGATGAGAAACGTCTGGTGGAAGAAGTGTTCAGCAACGCGGTGGACTGTCTTTCAGATGAGGACAAGAAACTCCCTCAG GTCGAGCATGTGCTACCACTGTTGAAGAGGGGGATAGGAATCCATCATGGAGGCCTGCTGCCCATTCTGAAAGAAACCATTGAGATTCTTTTCTCTGAAGGACTTCTCAAG GCTTTATTTGCCACAGAGACATTCGCCATGGGCATCAACATGCCAGCTCGAACTGTGCTTTTCACCAGCGCACGCAAGTTTGATGGCAAGAGTCATCGCTTT ATTACATCAGGTGAGTACATCCAGATGTCAGGACGTGCTGGAAGGAGAGGAATGGACGACAGGGGAATCGTTATTTTCATGGTGGATGAGAAAATGAGTCCAGCTGTGGGCAAACAGCTACTGAAG GGATCAGCAGACCCTTTGAACAGTGCCTTTCATCTGACCTACAACATGGTGCTAAACCTGCTGCGAGTGGAGGAAATAAACCCGGAATATATGCTGGAGAAGTCGTTCTACCAGTTCCAACACTACAGGGCCCTACCTGGTGTGGTGGAGA AAATTAAGAAGTTGGAGGAGCAGTATCACACTATTGAGATTCCCAGTGAAGATGGTGTGGTTACCTACTTTAAGATAAGGCAGCAGCTGGCCAAACTTGGTAAAGAGATACAAGAGTTCATCCATAAACCCAAATACTGCCTACCCTTCTTGCAGCCTGGGCGACTTGTTAAG GTTAAAAAGGACGACGCTGACTTTGGCTGGGGAGTTGTTGTAAACTTTTGCAAGAAGTCTAATGTGAAA GCCAGCACAGACTCCGAGCCTCTGTATGTGGTGGAGGTTTTGCTCCATTGTAGCAAGGACAGCGTGAAAAACTCTGCAACGGAGGCTGCTAAGCCTGCTGTATCTGGGGAGACCGGAGAGATGCAG GTGGTTCCAGTGATGCTCCATCTACTCACTTCAATCAGCTCAGTTCGTCTTTACATCCCCAAAGACTTGAGGCCTTTTGACAACAGACAGCTCATGCTCAAGTCCATACAG GAAGTCCAGAAGCGTTTTCCAGATGGTGTTCCTTTACTCGACCCCATAGATGACATGGGCATCAAAGACCCTGGGCTGAAGAAAGTTATTCAGAAAGTGGAGGCATTTGAGCACCGCATGTATACCCACCCCCTGCACACTGACCCCAACCTGGAATCAGTCTATTCTCTCTGTGAGAAGAAAGCTCTG attGCGGCAGACGTTCGATCGGCCAAACAAGAGCTGAAGAAAGCTCGGACCGTTCTGCAAATGGATGAGCTGAAATGTCGCAAGAGGGTTCTGCGTAGACTCGGCTTCGCCAGTCCCTCTGACGTCATCGAGATGAAAGGGCGAGTTGCCTGTGAAATTAGCAG CGCTGATGAGCTCCTGCTGACCGATATGGTGTTTAACGGTCTCTTCAACAACCTGACGGCTGAACAAGCCACTGCCCTGCTGTCCTGCTTCGTCTTCCAGGAGAAT GCCAGTGAGATGCCGAAACTAACCGAACAATTGGCTGCACCACTCAGACAAATGCAG GAGTGTGCGAAGCGCATTGCTAAAGTATCTGCAGATGCCAAGCTAGAGGTGGACGAGGAGACGTATCTAAACCAGTTTAAACCCCACCTGATGGATGTGGTCTACGCCTGGGCCAACGGGGCCACGTTTGCTCAGATCTGCAAGATGACTGACGTTTTTGAAG GAAGCATCATTCGCTGCATGCGTCGTCTGGAGGAGTTACTGCGACAAATGTGCTCTGCAGCCAAAGCCATCGGCAACACTGAACTGGAGAACAAATTTGCAGAAG GAATAACAAAGATCAAGAGGGACATCGTCTTTGCTGCCAGTCTGTATTTATAG